A stretch of the Thiocystis violascens DSM 198 genome encodes the following:
- a CDS encoding 1-acylglycerol-3-phosphate O-acyltransferase, with the protein MNDSMQAADQESRLLSILQAFARESRLPEPPEGIGLDTRLETDLGLDSLSRSELIARVEAGLGVHLRDEALLAATARDLLGLARAGAGLTGTVAAAPTMTTRRGAGIPTEALTLPDALLWHGERHGSRIHITYYDSDDQAHPITYADLIKGASQVAGRLKQAGLSVGGTVAIMLPTGPEYFFGFFGILAAGGVPVPIYPPARPQQIEDHLRRHARILDNAGTTILITVPEARAVARLLRLQVASLREIITLEGLDAEAPETNWARPDPQDIAFLQYTSGSTGDPKGVVLSHADLLANIRAMGEAVAIGPDDVFVSWLPLYHDMGLIGAWLGSLYFGIPLISMSPLAFLARPRRWLQAIHRHRGTLSAAPNFAYELCLARLSDAQLDGLDLGSWRRAFNGAEPVSAQTLRRFAERFAPYGLRPDALAPVYGLAEAAVGLAFPPADLGPRIDCIDRARFASSGYALPVGCDDPEAMDVVACGRALPGYRVRIVDETGGERPERHEGLLQFQGPSATRGYYRNPEATARLIRDGWHETGDRAYLAGGDIHLTGRVKDLIIRGGRNLYPYEVEQALGELPGVRKGCVVAFAALDPKQGSERLVIVAESKERDPARRRALMQRMRERATDILGLPPDEIVLAPPRSVLKTSSGKLRRGDMRARYLAGNLLEGPSRPLWQLVRVGGSAFMSRLRRLPGTLYAGYAWTIFYLIAPWFWIATMLAPRLHWRWTLLRFGIRLLRRLAFVRLTVMGREHIPPPGSPYVLVANHQSYLDALALIETFEQPIRFVAKRELMRNPLVGRFLARMGTFFVDRFDLQRSGSESARIGEALAHGATLGFFPEGTFREQPGLLPFRMGAFAAAAQAGVPVVPVTLVGTRELMPGDRFKPRPGQAQAVIGPPLMPAGNDWGSAVELRDAARAEIAEQLERHERTRLL; encoded by the coding sequence ATGAACGACTCGATGCAAGCCGCCGACCAGGAAAGTCGACTCCTGTCCATCCTGCAAGCCTTCGCGCGCGAGTCGCGACTGCCGGAGCCGCCCGAGGGAATCGGCCTGGACACCCGGCTGGAAACGGACCTGGGGCTCGACAGTCTGAGCCGCTCGGAACTGATCGCGCGGGTCGAGGCCGGTCTCGGCGTCCATCTTCGGGATGAGGCGCTGCTGGCCGCGACGGCGCGCGATCTGCTCGGTCTGGCGCGCGCTGGCGCGGGTTTGACGGGCACGGTCGCGGCCGCGCCGACCATGACGACGCGTCGCGGCGCGGGCATTCCAACCGAAGCGCTCACCCTGCCAGACGCGCTCCTCTGGCACGGGGAGCGGCACGGTTCCCGGATTCACATTACCTATTACGACAGCGACGACCAAGCACATCCCATCACCTATGCCGACCTGATCAAGGGCGCCTCGCAAGTGGCGGGGCGTTTGAAACAGGCGGGTCTGAGCGTCGGCGGAACGGTGGCGATCATGCTGCCCACGGGACCGGAGTATTTCTTCGGTTTCTTCGGCATCCTGGCCGCCGGCGGCGTGCCAGTGCCCATTTATCCGCCCGCGCGGCCCCAGCAGATCGAGGACCATCTGCGCCGACACGCACGGATCCTCGACAACGCGGGCACAACGATCTTGATCACGGTGCCGGAGGCGCGCGCGGTTGCCCGGCTCCTGCGGCTCCAGGTTGCCTCCCTGCGCGAGATCATCACCCTGGAAGGACTCGACGCGGAGGCGCCGGAGACGAACTGGGCGCGCCCCGACCCGCAAGACATCGCCTTCCTGCAATACACCTCGGGCAGTACCGGCGATCCCAAGGGCGTGGTGCTCTCCCACGCGGATCTGCTGGCCAACATCCGCGCCATGGGCGAGGCGGTCGCGATCGGCCCGGACGATGTCTTCGTCAGTTGGCTACCGCTCTATCACGACATGGGGCTGATCGGGGCCTGGCTCGGCAGTCTCTATTTCGGCATTCCGCTGATCTCGATGTCGCCCCTGGCCTTTCTGGCGCGTCCGCGGCGCTGGCTGCAGGCGATTCACCGACATCGCGGCACCCTCTCGGCAGCACCCAACTTTGCCTACGAACTCTGTCTGGCGCGTCTCTCCGATGCGCAACTGGATGGGCTGGATCTTGGCAGTTGGCGGCGCGCCTTCAATGGCGCCGAGCCGGTCAGCGCCCAGACCCTGCGCCGTTTCGCCGAGCGTTTCGCACCCTATGGGCTGCGGCCCGATGCGCTGGCGCCCGTCTATGGTCTGGCGGAGGCGGCGGTTGGGCTGGCCTTTCCACCGGCGGATCTCGGTCCACGCATCGACTGTATCGACCGCGCCCGTTTCGCCAGTTCCGGTTATGCCCTGCCGGTTGGGTGCGACGATCCGGAGGCGATGGACGTCGTCGCCTGCGGACGAGCGTTGCCAGGCTATCGGGTTCGTATCGTCGATGAAACAGGCGGCGAGCGGCCCGAGCGCCATGAGGGACTGCTTCAGTTTCAGGGACCGTCCGCGACCCGTGGCTATTATCGCAATCCGGAAGCCACCGCGCGGCTGATCCGCGACGGCTGGCACGAGACCGGCGACCGCGCCTATCTGGCCGGCGGCGACATCCATCTGACCGGACGGGTCAAGGATCTGATCATCCGCGGCGGGCGCAATCTCTATCCCTACGAGGTCGAACAGGCCTTGGGCGAGTTGCCGGGCGTGCGCAAGGGCTGCGTCGTCGCCTTTGCCGCGCTGGACCCGAAACAGGGCAGCGAACGGCTGGTGATCGTGGCCGAAAGCAAGGAACGCGACCCCGCGCGACGCCGGGCGCTGATGCAACGAATGCGCGAACGCGCGACCGACATCCTCGGTCTGCCGCCCGACGAGATCGTGCTGGCCCCACCGCGCTCGGTGCTCAAGACCTCCAGCGGCAAACTGCGCCGTGGTGACATGCGCGCGCGCTATCTCGCCGGCAACCTCCTGGAGGGACCGTCCCGCCCGCTCTGGCAACTCGTGCGGGTGGGCGGCTCGGCGTTCATGAGCCGACTGCGGCGTTTGCCCGGAACCCTCTATGCCGGTTACGCCTGGACGATCTTTTATCTCATCGCCCCCTGGTTCTGGATCGCCACCATGCTCGCCCCGCGTCTGCACTGGCGCTGGACGCTGTTGCGATTCGGGATCCGACTGCTGCGCCGACTGGCGTTCGTCCGCCTGACGGTCATGGGCCGGGAACACATCCCACCGCCGGGCAGCCCCTATGTCCTGGTCGCCAATCATCAAAGTTATCTGGATGCGCTCGCGCTCATCGAAACCTTCGAGCAACCCATCCGCTTCGTCGCCAAACGCGAGCTCATGCGCAACCCGCTGGTCGGACGCTTTCTGGCACGCATGGGCACTTTTTTCGTCGACCGCTTCGACCTCCAGCGCAGCGGTTCGGAGTCCGCGCGGATCGGCGAGGCGCTGGCGCACGGCGCAACCCTCGGATTTTTCCCGGAAGGCACCTTTCGCGAACAGCCGGGGCTGTTGCCCTTCCGCATGGGCGCCTTCGCGGCAGCGGCCCAGGCGGGGGTGCCGGTGGTTCCCGTCACGCTCGTCGGCACACGGGAACTCATGCCAGGCGATCGTTTCAAACCGCGACCGGGACAGGCCCAGGCGGTCATCGGCCCGCCGCTGATGCCCGCGGGCAACGACTGGGGGTCAGCCGTCGAACTGCGGGATGCGGCAAGGGCGGAGATCGCCGAACAACTGGAAAGACACGAACGCACGCGGCTTCTTTAG
- a CDS encoding DUF4342 domain-containing protein produces MRNDTGRPLSEEITVAGSALVDKVKDLVLKGNVRRLIVRRPNGKVLVDIPLTAGVGVAGVLTLLAPMLTALAAMGALFAQFRIEIERDLNASSEQTDFDRKDRDR; encoded by the coding sequence ATGAGAAACGACACTGGACGCCCCCTGTCCGAGGAAATCACCGTCGCCGGTTCGGCGCTGGTGGATAAGGTCAAGGATCTGGTCCTGAAGGGGAATGTCCGGCGCCTCATCGTGCGCCGGCCAAATGGCAAGGTGCTGGTCGATATTCCGCTCACCGCGGGAGTCGGTGTCGCTGGCGTGCTCACGCTGCTCGCCCCGATGCTTACCGCGCTCGCTGCCATGGGCGCGCTGTTCGCCCAGTTCCGCATCGAGATCGAGCGCGACCTTAACGCCTCATCCGAACAGACCGACTTCGACCGCAAGGATCGCGATCGGTAA
- a CDS encoding ferritin encodes MISEEMATRINTQINREMYSAHFYLGLSAQAEGMNLKGVAAWFFAKYGEELTHALKMYRYLIDQDSPVRLGEVAAPATVETAVLKMFESTLAHEREVTAAINDIVDFALAQKDHATHIFFQWFVTEQIEEEATVKDILGRARLFGDQGQSLLMIDNELASLAKQMGSAAGTASTASAA; translated from the coding sequence ATGATTTCCGAAGAGATGGCAACGCGCATCAACACCCAGATCAACCGTGAGATGTATTCCGCGCACTTCTATCTGGGGCTTTCGGCGCAGGCGGAAGGCATGAACCTGAAGGGCGTGGCGGCCTGGTTCTTTGCCAAATACGGCGAGGAGCTGACGCATGCGTTGAAAATGTATCGCTACCTGATCGATCAGGATTCGCCCGTGCGATTGGGCGAGGTCGCCGCGCCCGCGACGGTGGAGACGGCGGTTCTCAAGATGTTCGAGAGCACGCTCGCGCATGAGCGTGAGGTGACTGCCGCGATTAACGACATCGTCGATTTCGCCTTGGCGCAAAAGGATCATGCGACCCACATCTTTTTCCAGTGGTTCGTCACCGAGCAGATCGAGGAAGAGGCGACGGTCAAGGACATCCTGGGCCGGGCGCGTCTCTTCGGCGATCAGGGACAGTCGCTTTTGATGATCGATAACGAGCTAGCGAGCCTCGCGAAACAGATGGGATCTGCGGCGGGAACCGCATCGACCGCGAGCGCGGCCTGA
- the queF gene encoding preQ(1) synthase, producing the protein MSSAPSKTLEIFPNPQTERDYTVRIRVPEFTCLCPKTGQPDFAELTLEYVPDRVCVELKSLKTYVWSYRDEGAFHEAVTNRILTDLIEAVEPRFMRLTADFNVRGGIYTTVVAEHRAAGWQPPVPVQLP; encoded by the coding sequence ATGTCCAGCGCCCCCAGTAAAACGCTCGAAATCTTTCCCAACCCGCAAACCGAGCGCGATTATACCGTCCGCATCCGGGTGCCCGAGTTCACCTGTCTGTGCCCCAAGACCGGCCAGCCCGATTTCGCGGAACTGACCCTGGAGTACGTCCCCGATCGGGTCTGCGTCGAACTGAAATCGCTCAAGACCTATGTCTGGTCCTATCGCGACGAGGGCGCGTTCCATGAAGCCGTCACCAACCGAATCCTGACCGATCTGATCGAGGCGGTCGAACCGCGCTTCATGCGCCTGACCGCCGATTTCAACGTCCGTGGCGGGATCTACACAACCGTGGTGGCCGAACATCGCGCCGCTGGTTGGCAGCCACCGGTTCCGGTGCAGCTTCCCTGA
- a CDS encoding leucyl aminopeptidase: MEFTMKTGDLATQKTPCLILGVFEQQPLAGPAAAMDRASGGRLSELWKKGDLDGEAGRTLMLYDLPGLVAERVLLIDFGKPQEFNRNNYRKTLAAAVAYLQQTQAGEAMLAFPATLPAGMDLYAAIRDAVMTAEDRVYRYTRTKEDKKAPKTPLGQLTLWVSSEPDLAIAEHAIRHGAAMASGVNLARELGNLPGNLCTPTYLADQAVELGGRCDALKVEVLDEDAMAELKMGALLSVSRGSRQPAKLIVMEYRGGKADAKPIMLVGKGLTFDAGGISIKPAAEMDEMKYDMCGGASVIGTMRAVCELGLPINLVGVVPASENLPDGDANKPGDIVTSMSGQTIEILNTDAEGRLILCDALTYCKRFDPALVIDLATLTGACVIALGKHAAGLFTADDQLAAEIQQAGEAVGDRAWRLPLWEDYQQQLDSNFADMANVGGREAGAITAACFLARYTKDYPWAHLDIAGVAWVGGKEKGGTGRPVALLTQLLLARSGVLKP, encoded by the coding sequence ATGGAATTCACGATGAAAACCGGCGACCTCGCCACCCAAAAAACGCCTTGCCTCATCCTTGGCGTCTTCGAGCAACAGCCGCTTGCCGGCCCCGCCGCGGCCATGGATCGCGCCAGCGGCGGTCGGCTGAGCGAGCTGTGGAAAAAGGGCGATCTCGACGGCGAGGCCGGTCGAACCCTGATGCTCTACGACCTCCCTGGTCTCGTCGCCGAGCGGGTGCTGCTGATCGATTTCGGCAAACCCCAAGAGTTCAACCGCAACAACTATCGCAAGACGCTTGCCGCCGCCGTCGCCTATCTCCAGCAAACCCAGGCGGGCGAGGCCATGCTGGCGTTCCCGGCGACGCTTCCGGCGGGCATGGATCTCTACGCGGCCATCCGCGATGCGGTGATGACAGCCGAGGACAGGGTCTATCGTTACACCCGGACCAAGGAAGATAAAAAGGCGCCCAAGACACCGCTCGGACAACTGACGCTATGGGTGTCGAGCGAACCGGATCTAGCCATTGCCGAACACGCCATCAGGCATGGCGCGGCCATGGCGTCGGGCGTCAACCTGGCCCGAGAACTGGGCAACCTGCCGGGCAACCTCTGCACGCCCACCTATCTGGCCGATCAGGCGGTGGAACTGGGCGGTCGTTGCGACGCGCTCAAGGTCGAGGTGCTCGACGAGGACGCCATGGCGGAATTGAAAATGGGCGCGCTGCTGTCGGTCTCGCGCGGCAGCCGCCAACCGGCCAAACTGATTGTGATGGAGTACCGGGGCGGCAAGGCTGACGCCAAGCCGATCATGCTCGTCGGCAAGGGTCTGACCTTCGACGCCGGCGGGATCTCGATCAAACCCGCCGCCGAGATGGACGAGATGAAATACGACATGTGCGGCGGCGCCAGCGTCATCGGCACCATGCGCGCCGTCTGCGAACTGGGCCTGCCCATCAATCTGGTGGGCGTGGTGCCCGCGTCCGAGAATCTGCCGGATGGCGACGCCAACAAGCCGGGCGACATCGTCACCAGCATGTCCGGGCAGACCATCGAGATTCTAAATACCGACGCAGAGGGCCGTCTGATCCTCTGCGACGCGCTGACCTACTGCAAGCGTTTCGATCCCGCCCTGGTCATCGACCTCGCCACCCTGACCGGTGCCTGCGTGATCGCGCTAGGCAAGCATGCCGCCGGGCTGTTCACTGCGGACGACCAACTGGCCGCGGAGATCCAGCAAGCCGGCGAAGCGGTTGGTGATCGGGCTTGGCGCCTGCCGCTGTGGGAGGACTATCAGCAGCAGCTCGACAGCAACTTCGCCGACATGGCCAATGTCGGCGGCCGCGAGGCCGGGGCCATCACCGCCGCCTGTTTTTTGGCGCGCTACACCAAGGACTATCCCTGGGCGCATCTGGACATCGCGGGCGTGGCCTGGGTCGGCGGGAAGGAAAAGGGCGGGACGGGTCGGCCGGTGGCGCTGCTCACCCAGCTTTTGCTGGCGCGTAGCGGGGTGTTGAAGCCTTAG
- the lptG gene encoding LPS export ABC transporter permease LptG — MKILDRYLAWAVIGGTLLTLGVLLPLLGVVILADELDAIGVERYGLAEALLFMLLSLPRYAYQIFPIATLIGALIGLGSLASRSELVAMRAAGISVWRIVRAGLLGGLLLAMIAVLLGEVVAPLAEQRGVELRRQALSGNVAQRTPDGFWAIDDGSYVNIREIRSGTSLRDIFIYRVDPAQGTLIATHAAGARYRDGQWMLEEIARSRVSAAGVEVERIARAGWDSMLDPGLLKVVVADPHALPVWGLYKYIRFMSINKQDSGVYEVAFWGKVVHPVLTLSMILIATPLLLGSSRSTGMGRRILVGVLIGILYYLVSRTFAYLALLFGMNPFLAAIAPPLLFISGALLLLRRVG; from the coding sequence GTGAAAATCCTCGATCGTTATCTTGCCTGGGCGGTGATTGGCGGCACCCTGCTGACGCTGGGCGTCCTGCTGCCGCTGCTGGGTGTCGTCATTCTCGCCGACGAACTCGACGCGATCGGCGTCGAACGCTACGGTCTGGCGGAAGCCCTCTTGTTCATGCTCCTGAGTCTGCCCCGTTACGCCTATCAGATCTTCCCGATCGCGACCCTGATCGGCGCGCTGATCGGGTTGGGCTCGCTGGCGAGTCGCTCGGAACTGGTCGCCATGCGCGCCGCCGGCATCTCGGTGTGGCGGATCGTGCGCGCGGGCCTGCTGGGCGGTCTGCTGCTGGCCATGATTGCCGTCCTGCTCGGCGAGGTCGTGGCCCCGCTGGCAGAACAACGCGGGGTGGAACTGCGCCGGCAGGCGCTGTCGGGCAACGTGGCCCAGCGAACCCCCGACGGTTTCTGGGCGATCGACGACGGATCCTATGTGAATATCCGCGAGATCCGCTCCGGAACCAGCCTGCGCGACATCTTCATCTATCGCGTGGATCCCGCCCAGGGCACCCTGATCGCGACCCACGCGGCCGGCGCCCGCTATCGGGACGGGCAATGGATGCTGGAAGAGATCGCGCGCAGCCGCGTCAGCGCGGCGGGCGTCGAGGTCGAGCGGATCGCCCGGGCCGGCTGGGACTCGATGCTGGATCCGGGGCTGCTCAAGGTCGTGGTCGCCGATCCGCACGCGCTCCCCGTGTGGGGACTCTACAAATACATCCGCTTCATGTCGATCAACAAACAGGACTCCGGGGTTTACGAAGTAGCCTTCTGGGGCAAGGTCGTCCATCCGGTGCTGACCCTATCGATGATCCTGATCGCGACCCCCTTGCTGCTCGGCTCCTCGCGCAGCACCGGAATGGGTCGGCGCATCCTGGTCGGCGTGCTGATCGGCATTCTCTATTATCTGGTCAGCCGTACCTTTGCCTATCTGGCACTCCTGTTCGGAATGAATCCGTTCCTCGCGGCCATTGCGCCGCCCCTGCTGTTCATTTCCGGAGCGCTGCTGTTGCTGAGACGGGTGGGATGA
- a CDS encoding tRNA threonylcarbamoyladenosine dehydratase gives MNPELPADAHLWERTRILVGDDGVARLRASHVLIAGLGGVGSFAAEALARAGIGALTLADHDRVAPSNLNRQLVALASTVGRRKTEVMAERIADINPVCRLTLIEEFLPAEGMESVLGGGFDQVADAIDSLNSKLALIETAVRLGVPIVSSMGAGGRLDPTRVQVGDLMDTQVCPLAREVRSRLRRRGIGRGVTVVWSDESPMPALSPEATDRGRPRAVNGTLSYLPSLFGLMLAGVVVRRLLA, from the coding sequence ATGAATCCTGAATTGCCCGCCGACGCCCATCTCTGGGAGCGCACCCGCATCCTGGTCGGCGACGACGGAGTGGCAAGACTGCGCGCGAGCCATGTGCTGATCGCCGGACTGGGCGGGGTCGGCTCCTTTGCCGCCGAGGCGCTGGCCCGCGCCGGCATCGGGGCGCTGACGCTCGCCGATCATGACCGGGTGGCGCCCTCGAATCTGAACCGTCAACTGGTCGCCCTGGCATCCACGGTCGGACGGCGCAAGACCGAAGTCATGGCCGAGCGGATCGCCGACATCAATCCGGTCTGCCGGCTGACCCTGATCGAGGAATTCCTGCCAGCGGAGGGGATGGAGTCGGTTCTGGGCGGCGGGTTCGATCAGGTGGCCGATGCCATCGACAGCCTCAACAGCAAGCTCGCGCTGATCGAAACCGCCGTGCGTCTGGGCGTTCCCATCGTCAGCAGTATGGGCGCCGGCGGACGACTCGATCCGACCCGCGTCCAGGTTGGCGACCTGATGGACACCCAGGTCTGCCCGCTGGCGCGCGAGGTTCGCAGTCGTCTGCGCCGGCGCGGCATCGGACGCGGCGTCACCGTGGTCTGGTCCGACGAGTCGCCCATGCCAGCCTTGTCCCCCGAGGCGACTGATCGGGGCCGGCCACGCGCGGTCAATGGCACCCTGAGTTATCTGCCGTCGCTGTTCGGGCTCATGCTGGCGGGGGTCGTGGTGCGCCGTCTGCTGGCGTAA
- a CDS encoding TatD family hydrolase has translation MELIDTHCHLDVPEFAADRAAVRQRSGAAGLVGIVIPAIHADGWSGLLALCTDGSTLGPALYPALGLHPVYLDQHRETDIAALERAVADARPVAIGEIGLDYVVRELDPARQQALFEAQLEIARSAGLPVLLHVRKAHDEVLTTLRRLPVVGGVAHAFNGSLQQAQQYRDLGFKLGFGGMLTFERSTRLRRLAAQIPLESIVLETDAPDLTVAAHRGERNSPEYLTDVLAALARVRDADPGDLAALTTANARAVLNLP, from the coding sequence ATGGAATTGATCGACACCCACTGTCATCTGGATGTGCCGGAATTCGCCGCCGACCGTGCGGCGGTCAGACAGCGCAGCGGGGCGGCGGGCCTGGTGGGGATCGTCATTCCGGCGATTCATGCCGATGGCTGGTCGGGTCTGCTCGCGCTGTGTACCGACGGATCGACGCTCGGCCCGGCGCTCTATCCGGCGCTGGGGCTGCATCCGGTCTATCTGGACCAACATCGCGAGACGGACATCGCCGCCCTGGAGCGGGCGGTGGCGGACGCCCGGCCCGTGGCGATCGGTGAGATCGGGCTCGATTATGTTGTCCGCGAGTTGGATCCCGCGCGCCAGCAGGCATTGTTCGAGGCCCAGTTGGAGATCGCCCGGAGCGCGGGTCTGCCGGTGCTGCTGCATGTCCGCAAGGCCCACGACGAGGTGCTGACCACCTTGCGCCGTCTCCCGGTGGTCGGCGGGGTCGCCCATGCCTTCAACGGCAGCCTGCAACAGGCGCAACAGTATCGGGATCTGGGGTTCAAACTCGGCTTCGGCGGCATGCTGACCTTCGAGCGCTCTACCCGGCTCCGGCGTCTGGCCGCCCAGATCCCGTTGGAATCCATCGTGCTGGAGACGGATGCCCCCGACTTGACGGTCGCCGCGCATCGGGGCGAACGCAACAGCCCGGAATATCTGACGGACGTGCTCGCGGCGCTCGCCCGCGTCCGCGACGCCGACCCCGGCGATCTGGCCGCCCTCACCACGGCCAATGCCCGCGCGGTTCTGAATCTTCCATGA
- a CDS encoding NYN domain-containing protein produces the protein MSDPINLKLAVLIDADNAQASIVEGLLAEIAKYGTAHAKRIYGDWTLPNLGSWKDTLLRHSIQPMQQFRYTKGKNATDGAMMIDAMDLLYSRNFDGFCIVSSDSDFTRLASRLRESGMTVYGFGEQKTPEPFVAACDKFVYTEVLREDAGGDATTRKSGKELKRDPKLVTLLRNAVDSAADDTGWAGLGMVGTAIAKRSPEFDSRNYGYAKLSGLLKAMQLFDLEERPVGRGPNKALYVRDQKTAAGA, from the coding sequence ATGTCCGACCCCATCAATCTCAAGCTCGCGGTTCTGATCGACGCCGATAATGCTCAGGCGAGCATTGTCGAGGGACTCCTGGCTGAGATCGCCAAATACGGCACCGCCCATGCCAAGCGCATCTATGGCGACTGGACCCTGCCCAATCTGGGCTCCTGGAAAGACACGCTGCTGCGCCATTCGATCCAGCCCATGCAGCAGTTCCGCTATACCAAGGGCAAGAACGCGACCGATGGGGCCATGATGATCGATGCCATGGACCTGCTTTACTCGCGCAACTTCGACGGTTTCTGCATCGTCTCCAGCGACAGCGATTTTACGCGCCTCGCCTCGCGGCTGCGCGAGTCCGGCATGACGGTCTACGGCTTCGGCGAGCAGAAGACGCCCGAGCCCTTCGTCGCCGCCTGCGATAAATTCGTCTATACCGAGGTGCTGCGCGAGGACGCCGGTGGCGACGCCACCACCCGCAAGAGCGGCAAGGAACTCAAGCGCGATCCCAAGCTCGTCACCCTGCTGCGCAACGCGGTCGACAGCGCCGCCGACGATACCGGCTGGGCCGGACTCGGCATGGTCGGCACGGCCATCGCCAAGCGCAGCCCGGAGTTCGACTCGCGCAATTACGGATACGCCAAGCTAAGCGGTCTGCTCAAGGCGATGCAACTGTTCGATCTGGAAGAACGCCCGGTCGGGCGGGGGCCGAACAAGGCGCTCTATGTGCGCGATCAGAAGACCGCGGCCGGTGCTTGA
- a CDS encoding DUF2058 domain-containing protein: protein MGNSLQDQLLKAGLVDQHKLKQSRSTQHKQGKQAGKRGPQVDAEARQAAERARVEKAERDRELNRQRQEEAALHAAENEIRQLIHANRVVRDGGELVYNFTDGATLKRIYVNKEQHAKLVAGRLAVVRQDTFYEVIPAEIVERVRARDASLVLVFNQPTAQPDADDPYADFQVPDDLMW, encoded by the coding sequence GTGGGTAATTCACTTCAAGACCAGCTCCTCAAGGCCGGCCTGGTCGATCAGCACAAGCTCAAGCAGTCGCGTTCGACGCAACACAAACAAGGCAAGCAGGCCGGAAAACGCGGTCCTCAAGTCGACGCCGAGGCGCGTCAGGCGGCCGAACGGGCGCGCGTCGAGAAGGCCGAGCGCGACCGCGAACTCAATCGCCAGCGTCAGGAGGAGGCGGCGCTGCATGCCGCCGAAAACGAGATCCGTCAGTTGATCCATGCCAACCGGGTTGTTCGCGACGGCGGCGAGCTGGTCTACAACTTTACCGATGGGGCGACGCTCAAGCGCATCTATGTCAACAAGGAACAACACGCCAAACTGGTCGCTGGGCGGTTGGCGGTGGTGCGTCAGGATACCTTCTACGAGGTCATTCCCGCCGAGATTGTCGAACGGGTGCGCGCCCGCGACGCCAGCCTGGTGCTGGTCTTCAACCAGCCGACGGCGCAGCCGGATGCCGACGATCCCTATGCCGACTTTCAGGTTCCCGACGATCTTATGTGGTAA
- a CDS encoding OmpH family outer membrane protein: MPRPILFLALSFFMVLPTLAANNGSVGYVDMQKVLEQSKLGQRLQEQLRKEFEPKARQFAEDEKQIQTMQQSLERDKALMSKDQLAKKEKEIQALIENYQKKTLPIQQELMKVQQEKGREIVVPAREAVNAVAKQKKLGMVVERGLSGLLYLDDSLEITADVIKEMDAKTK, translated from the coding sequence ATGCCCCGTCCTATTCTGTTCCTCGCGCTTTCTTTTTTCATGGTTCTGCCGACGCTTGCGGCCAACAATGGCAGCGTCGGCTACGTCGACATGCAGAAAGTTCTGGAGCAAAGCAAGCTCGGCCAGCGTTTACAAGAACAATTGCGCAAAGAGTTCGAACCGAAAGCCAGACAGTTCGCGGAAGACGAAAAGCAGATCCAGACCATGCAACAATCGCTGGAGCGCGATAAGGCGCTGATGAGCAAAGACCAGCTCGCCAAGAAGGAAAAGGAGATCCAGGCGCTGATCGAGAACTATCAGAAAAAAACGCTGCCAATTCAGCAGGAACTGATGAAAGTGCAGCAAGAAAAAGGTCGGGAAATCGTCGTCCCCGCGCGCGAGGCAGTCAACGCCGTGGCGAAACAAAAAAAGCTTGGTATGGTGGTGGAACGCGGCCTGTCGGGCCTACTCTACCTCGATGATTCACTAGAGATCACCGCCGATGTGATCAAGGAAATGGATGCCAAGACGAAATAA